Proteins from a genomic interval of Mycolicibacterium grossiae:
- a CDS encoding serine hydrolase domain-containing protein codes for MNLDSNRASIQEVVDAGLLSGAVTMVWQDDRVLQVNEIGHRDVAARLPMQRDTIFRIASMSKPVTVAAAMALVEEGRFRLDDPVTPWLPELADVRVLATPDGPLERTVPARRPITFDDLMTHRSGLAYAFSVGAPLNRAYGRLMFRQDQDHWLAELAQLPLAHQPGERMTYSHSTDVLGIALSRIEGKPLTQVLDERIFAPLGMRDTGFAVTREGRTRAATMYKVEDDGAGTPTLRDDVMGPAPVTPPTFCTGGAGLWSTADDYLTFARMLLAGGTVDGVRVLSPESVTAMRTNRLTDEQKKVPFLGMPFWRGRGFGLNLSVVTDAAQSRQLYGPGGLGTFSWPGAYGTWWQADPSANRIMLYLIQNLPDLTSDSAGAAVAGNTSLLKLQAAQPRFVRRTYQLLDA; via the coding sequence ATGAATCTCGATTCCAATCGCGCGTCCATCCAGGAGGTCGTCGACGCCGGGCTGCTGTCCGGAGCGGTCACGATGGTCTGGCAGGACGACCGGGTGCTGCAGGTCAACGAGATCGGCCACCGCGACGTCGCCGCCCGGCTGCCGATGCAGCGGGACACGATCTTCCGCATCGCCTCGATGAGCAAGCCGGTCACGGTGGCCGCCGCGATGGCCCTGGTCGAAGAGGGCCGGTTCCGCCTCGACGACCCCGTCACGCCGTGGTTGCCCGAACTGGCCGACGTGCGGGTGCTCGCGACGCCGGACGGTCCGCTCGAGCGCACCGTGCCCGCGCGCCGCCCGATCACGTTCGACGACCTGATGACCCACCGCAGCGGCCTCGCCTACGCCTTCTCGGTCGGTGCGCCGCTGAACCGGGCCTACGGCCGCCTGATGTTCCGGCAGGACCAGGACCACTGGTTGGCCGAACTGGCCCAGCTGCCGCTGGCACACCAGCCCGGCGAGCGGATGACCTACAGCCACTCCACCGACGTGCTCGGCATCGCACTGTCACGGATCGAGGGCAAGCCGCTCACCCAGGTGCTCGACGAACGGATCTTCGCCCCATTGGGCATGCGCGACACCGGGTTCGCGGTCACGCGGGAGGGCCGGACCCGGGCGGCCACGATGTACAAGGTCGAGGACGACGGGGCCGGTACGCCGACGCTGCGCGACGACGTGATGGGTCCGGCGCCGGTCACGCCGCCGACGTTCTGCACCGGCGGGGCCGGCCTGTGGTCGACCGCCGACGACTACCTGACCTTCGCCCGCATGCTGCTGGCGGGCGGCACCGTCGACGGCGTGCGGGTGTTGTCACCGGAATCGGTCACCGCCATGCGCACCAACCGGCTCACCGACGAGCAGAAGAAGGTGCCGTTCCTCGGCATGCCGTTCTGGCGCGGCCGCGGTTTCGGGCTCAACCTGTCGGTGGTGACCGACGCGGCGCAGTCACGTCAGCTCTACGGGCCCGGCGGTCTCGGGACCTTCAGCTGGCCCGGCGCCTACGGCACGTGGTGGCAGGCCGACCCGTCGGCGAACCGGATCATGCTGTACCTGATCCAGAACCTGCCGGACCTCACGTCGGATTCGGCCGGCGCTGCGGTGGCGGGCAACACCTCACTGCTGAAGCTGCAGGCGGCTCAGCCCCGCTTCGTGCGGCGCACCTATCAGCTCCTCGACGCGTAG
- the pyrR gene encoding bifunctional pyr operon transcriptional regulator/uracil phosphoribosyltransferase PyrR, with amino-acid sequence MSTAPAGASAAGSDRELLSAADVTRTISRMAHQIIEKTALGGADAPRVLLLGIPTRGVTLAARLARQITEFSGVEVASGALDVTLYRDDLMSKPPRPLAETSIPAGGVDDAVVVLVDDVLYSGRTVRAALDALRDVGRPRIVQLAVFVDRGHRELPIRADYVGKNVPTSRTDNVKVRLAEHDGHDGVRIANTGGPRR; translated from the coding sequence GTGTCCACTGCCCCCGCCGGCGCTTCCGCTGCCGGCTCCGACCGGGAATTGCTGTCGGCCGCGGACGTCACCCGCACCATTTCGCGCATGGCGCACCAGATCATCGAGAAGACCGCCCTCGGCGGCGCCGATGCCCCGCGCGTGCTGCTGCTCGGCATCCCCACCCGCGGCGTGACGCTCGCGGCCCGGCTCGCACGCCAGATCACCGAGTTCTCCGGCGTCGAGGTCGCCTCGGGTGCCCTCGACGTCACCCTCTACCGCGACGACCTGATGAGCAAGCCGCCCCGGCCGCTCGCCGAGACCAGCATCCCCGCCGGCGGGGTGGACGACGCGGTGGTCGTGCTCGTCGACGACGTGCTGTACTCCGGCCGCACCGTGCGCGCCGCGCTCGACGCGCTACGCGACGTTGGCCGGCCGCGCATCGTGCAACTCGCGGTGTTCGTCGACCGCGGCCACCGCGAACTGCCCATCCGCGCCGACTACGTCGGCAAGAACGTCCCCACGTCGCGCACCGACAACGTCAAGGTGCGCCTGGCCGAACACGACGGCCACGACGGCGTGCGGATCGCGAACACCGGAGGTCCCCGACGATGA
- a CDS encoding aspartate carbamoyltransferase catalytic subunit, with the protein MSARHLLSAADLTRDEATAILDDADRFAEALLGREVKKLPTLRGRTIITMFYENSTRTRVSFEVAGKWMSADVINVSASGSSVAKGESLRDTALTLRAAGADALIIRHPASGAAQQLAAWTAEPDHGGPCVVNAGDGMHEHPTQALLDALTIRQRLGAIEGRRVVIVGDVLHSRVARSNVQLLATLGAEVVLVAPPTLLPVGVHGWPVTVSHDLDAELPGADVVLMLRVQAERMNGGFFPSAREYSVRYGLGEKRLAGLAEDAVVMHPGPMLRGMEIASSVADSSRSAVLQQVTNGVHVRMAVLFHLLVGADTDAVGVNS; encoded by the coding sequence ATGAGCGCCCGGCACCTGCTCTCCGCGGCGGACCTGACCCGCGACGAGGCGACCGCCATCCTCGACGACGCCGACCGGTTCGCCGAGGCGCTGCTCGGCCGCGAGGTCAAGAAGCTCCCGACGCTGCGGGGCCGCACCATCATCACGATGTTCTACGAGAACTCCACCCGCACGCGGGTGTCGTTCGAGGTCGCCGGCAAGTGGATGAGCGCCGACGTCATCAACGTCAGCGCCTCCGGTTCGTCGGTGGCCAAGGGAGAGTCGTTGCGCGACACCGCCTTGACGCTGCGGGCCGCCGGCGCCGACGCCCTGATCATCCGACACCCCGCGTCCGGTGCGGCGCAGCAACTGGCCGCCTGGACGGCCGAACCCGACCACGGCGGGCCGTGCGTCGTCAACGCCGGCGACGGCATGCACGAGCACCCCACTCAGGCCCTGCTCGACGCGCTGACCATCCGGCAGCGGCTCGGCGCCATCGAGGGCCGCCGCGTGGTGATCGTCGGCGACGTGCTGCACAGCCGCGTCGCGCGCTCCAACGTGCAGCTGCTGGCCACGCTCGGCGCCGAGGTCGTGCTGGTGGCGCCGCCGACGCTGCTGCCCGTCGGGGTGCACGGCTGGCCGGTGACCGTCTCGCACGACCTGGACGCCGAGCTGCCCGGCGCCGACGTGGTGCTGATGCTGCGGGTGCAGGCCGAGCGGATGAACGGCGGCTTCTTCCCGTCGGCGCGCGAGTACTCGGTGCGCTACGGACTGGGGGAGAAGCGCCTCGCCGGCCTCGCCGAGGATGCCGTGGTGATGCACCCGGGGCCCATGCTGCGCGGGATGGAGATCGCGTCCTCGGTGGCGGACTCGTCGAGATCGGCTGTGCTGCAACAGGTCACGAACGGGGTGCACGTGAGGATGGCGGTGCTGTTTCATCTGCTGGTGGGGGCCGACACCGATGCGGTGGGAGTGAATTCGTGA
- a CDS encoding dihydroorotase, whose amino-acid sequence MSLLLRGVRCYGEGDPVDVLVADGQIADIGPELTAPEGADVVDARGQVLLPGFVDLHTHLREPGREYAEDIETGSAAAALGGYTAVFAMANTDPVADSVVVTDHVWHRGQQVGLVDVHPVGAVTVGLGGTQLTEMGLMAAGAGRVRMFSDDGVCVADPLVMRRALEYATGLGVLIAQHAEEPRLTAGAVAHEGPNAARLGLAGWPRAAEESIVARDALLARDAGARVHVCHASTAGTVELVRWAKEQGIAITAEVTPHHLLLDDGRLAEYDGRNRVNPPLREASDAVALRQALADGVIDCVATDHAPHAEHEKMCEFASARPGMLGLQTALSVVAETMVRPGLLSWRDVARVMSEAPAAIVGLPDQGRPLEVGEPANLTVVDPEATWTVTGADLASRSANTPYEAMTLPATVTLTLLRGTVTARDGIAANGFGAAGPATRKDLTS is encoded by the coding sequence GTGAGTCTGCTGCTACGCGGCGTCCGCTGCTACGGCGAGGGCGACCCGGTCGACGTACTCGTCGCCGACGGCCAGATCGCCGACATCGGCCCGGAGCTGACCGCGCCCGAGGGCGCCGACGTCGTCGACGCACGGGGTCAGGTGTTGCTGCCCGGCTTCGTCGACCTGCACACCCACCTGCGCGAGCCCGGCCGCGAGTATGCCGAGGACATCGAGACCGGTTCGGCGGCAGCCGCTCTCGGCGGCTACACCGCCGTGTTCGCGATGGCCAACACCGACCCGGTGGCCGACAGCGTGGTGGTCACCGACCACGTCTGGCACCGCGGTCAGCAGGTCGGCCTCGTCGACGTGCACCCGGTGGGTGCCGTGACGGTGGGCCTGGGCGGCACGCAGCTGACCGAGATGGGCTTGATGGCCGCCGGCGCCGGGCGGGTGCGAATGTTCTCCGACGACGGTGTGTGCGTAGCCGATCCGCTGGTGATGCGCCGCGCGCTGGAGTACGCCACCGGGCTCGGCGTGCTGATCGCCCAGCACGCCGAGGAGCCGCGGCTGACCGCCGGCGCGGTCGCCCACGAGGGGCCCAACGCCGCGCGGCTGGGGCTCGCCGGGTGGCCACGCGCGGCCGAGGAGTCGATCGTCGCCCGCGACGCGCTGCTCGCCCGCGACGCCGGTGCGCGCGTGCACGTCTGCCACGCCTCGACCGCGGGCACCGTCGAGCTGGTGCGCTGGGCCAAGGAGCAGGGCATCGCGATCACCGCGGAGGTGACCCCGCACCACCTGCTGCTCGACGACGGCCGGCTCGCCGAGTACGACGGCCGCAACCGGGTGAACCCGCCGCTGCGCGAGGCCAGCGACGCGGTCGCGCTGCGCCAGGCGCTGGCCGACGGTGTGATCGACTGCGTCGCCACCGATCACGCGCCGCACGCCGAGCACGAGAAGATGTGCGAGTTCGCCTCCGCGCGCCCCGGCATGCTGGGCCTGCAGACCGCGCTGTCGGTGGTCGCCGAGACCATGGTCCGTCCCGGTCTGCTGTCGTGGCGCGACGTCGCGCGGGTGATGAGCGAGGCGCCCGCGGCGATCGTCGGCCTGCCCGACCAGGGCCGTCCGCTCGAGGTGGGGGAGCCGGCCAACCTCACCGTCGTCGACCCGGAGGCGACCTGGACGGTGACCGGCGCCGACCTCGCCAGCCGTTCGGCGAACACGCCCTACGAGGCGATGACGCTGCCCGCCACGGTCACGCTGACGCTGCTGCGCGGCACGGTGACCGCCCGGGACGGCATCGCGGCCAACGGTTTCGGCGCGGCCGGCCCGGCGACACGGAAGGACCTGACGTCGTGA
- a CDS encoding PH-like domain-containing protein: MNTPTLVASLIMAAVLAVLIAFFIGRMMRGWQRRAQRQVEMIGMLPGLPDTVGPALIGATRGLYLGSTVARPDSPAATAGSPSWLDRIVAGDLGFRSKAVMTRYPEGIMLQRSGASPLWIPDDCITAIRTERALAGRALTFDGILAIRWKLPSGTEIDTGFRGDDRRELAKWVQEDAA, translated from the coding sequence GTGAACACCCCCACCCTCGTCGCCTCGCTGATCATGGCCGCGGTCCTGGCGGTACTCATCGCCTTCTTCATCGGGCGGATGATGCGCGGCTGGCAGCGCCGCGCGCAGCGGCAGGTCGAGATGATCGGCATGCTGCCCGGGCTGCCCGACACCGTCGGCCCGGCGCTGATCGGGGCCACCCGGGGCCTGTACCTCGGCAGCACGGTCGCCCGGCCGGATTCGCCCGCCGCCACCGCCGGATCGCCCAGCTGGCTCGACCGGATCGTCGCAGGCGACCTGGGTTTCCGCAGCAAGGCCGTCATGACCCGCTATCCGGAGGGCATCATGCTGCAGCGCAGCGGCGCCAGCCCCCTCTGGATCCCGGACGACTGCATCACCGCGATCCGTACCGAGCGGGCACTCGCGGGCAGGGCACTGACCTTCGACGGCATCCTGGCGATCCGCTGGAAGTTGCCGTCGGGCACCGAGATCGACACCGGGTTCCGCGGCGACGACCGCCGCGAGCTCGCCAAGTGGGTACAGGAGGACGCCGCGTGA
- the carA gene encoding glutamine-hydrolyzing carbamoyl-phosphate synthase small subunit, with protein sequence MVLDDGRVFTGTPFGAVGQTLGEAVFSTGMSGYQETLTDPSYYGQIVVATAPQIGNTGWNGEDAESRGDRIWVAGYAVRDPSPRPSNWRATGTLDDELTRQGIVGIAGIDTRAVVRHLRTAGSMKAGVFSGDAAEAPIEELLDRVRSQPSMLGADLAGAVTTDASYVVDAEGERRFTVAALDLGIKTNTPRNFARRGILSHVLPSSATFDQIAEIAPDGVFLSNGPGDPATADHVVAVTRQVIEAGIPLFGICFGNQILGRALGRSTYKMVFGHRGINVPVMDHATGRVSVTAQNHGFALEGEAGEEFDTPFGRAMVSHTCANDGVVEGIKLTNGRAFSVQYHPEAAAGPHDANYLFDQFVDLMADVQAGRGR encoded by the coding sequence CTGGTGCTCGACGACGGCCGGGTGTTCACCGGCACGCCGTTCGGCGCCGTGGGGCAGACGCTCGGCGAGGCGGTGTTCTCCACCGGGATGTCCGGTTACCAGGAGACGCTGACCGATCCGAGCTACTACGGTCAGATCGTCGTCGCGACGGCACCGCAGATCGGCAACACCGGCTGGAACGGCGAGGACGCCGAGAGCCGCGGCGACCGTATCTGGGTGGCCGGCTACGCCGTCCGCGACCCCTCCCCGCGGCCGTCGAACTGGCGCGCGACGGGCACCCTCGACGACGAGCTGACCCGGCAGGGCATCGTCGGCATCGCCGGCATCGACACCCGCGCCGTGGTGCGGCACCTGCGCACCGCCGGGTCGATGAAGGCCGGCGTCTTCAGCGGCGACGCGGCCGAGGCACCTATCGAGGAGCTGCTCGACCGGGTCCGCAGCCAACCGTCGATGCTGGGCGCCGACCTCGCGGGCGCGGTGACCACCGACGCGAGCTACGTCGTCGACGCCGAGGGCGAGCGCCGGTTCACCGTCGCCGCACTGGATCTCGGCATCAAGACCAACACGCCGCGCAACTTCGCGCGCCGCGGCATCCTCAGCCACGTCCTGCCGTCGAGCGCCACGTTCGACCAGATCGCCGAGATCGCCCCCGATGGGGTGTTCCTGTCCAACGGGCCCGGCGATCCCGCCACCGCCGACCACGTCGTCGCGGTCACCCGGCAGGTCATCGAGGCGGGAATCCCGTTGTTCGGCATCTGCTTCGGCAACCAGATCCTCGGCCGCGCGTTGGGTCGCAGCACCTACAAGATGGTGTTCGGCCACCGCGGCATCAACGTCCCGGTGATGGACCACGCGACCGGGCGGGTGTCGGTGACGGCGCAGAACCACGGCTTCGCCCTCGAAGGCGAGGCCGGCGAGGAGTTCGACACCCCGTTCGGGCGGGCGATGGTGAGCCACACCTGCGCCAATGACGGTGTGGTGGAGGGCATCAAGCTCACCAACGGGCGCGCGTTCTCGGTGCAGTACCACCCGGAGGCAGCGGCCGGGCCGCACGACGCCAACTACCTGTTCGACCAATTCGTCGACCTGATGGCCGACGTCCAGGCCGGAAGGGGCCGCTAG
- the carB gene encoding carbamoyl-phosphate synthase large subunit: MPRRTDLNHVLVIGSGPIVIGQAAEFDYSGTQACRVLRAEGLQVTLINSNPATIMTDPEYADNTYIEPITPAFVEKVIAQHAERGNKIDGLLATLGGQTALNTAVALSENGVLEKYDLELIGADFDAIQRGEDRQKFKDIVAKVGGESARSRVCFSMEEVRDTVADLGLPVVVRPSFTMGGLGSGMAYSTEDIERIAGDGLAASPSANVLIEESIFGWKEFELELMRDGNDNVVVVCSIENFDPMGVHTGDSVTVAPAMTLTDREYQRMRDLGIAILREVGVDTGGCNIQFAINPSDGRLIVIEMNPRVSRSSALASKATGFPIAKIAAKLAIGYTLDEIVNDITKETPACFEPTLDYVVVKAPRFAFEKFPGADATLTTTMKSVGEAMSMGRNFIEALGKVMRSLETGRTGFWTGPDPDLDVEEILDRLRTPTDGRLYDIELALRLGASVERVAEASGVDPWFVDQIGGLVSLWAELRGAPVLDEDLLRRAKHSGLSDRQIASLRSELAGEMGVRALRQRLGIHPVYKTVDTCAAEFEARTPYHYSSYELDPAAETEVAPQTEKPKVLILGSGPNRIGQGIEFDYSCVHAATTLSQAGFETVMVNCNPETVSTDYDTADRLYFEPLTFEDVLEVYHAEQLSGAGGPGVVGVIVQLGGQTPLGLAQRLEDAGVPIVGTPPAAIDLAEDRGAFGDVLTNAGLPAPRFGTATSFEAARKIAAEIGYPVLVRPSYVLGGRGMEIVYDEQTLEGYITRATELSPEHPVLVDRFLEDAIEIDVDALCDGSEVYIGGIMEHIEEAGIHSGDSACALPPVTLGRQDIEAVRRATEAIAFGVGVIGLLNVQYALKDDVLYVLEANPRASRTVPFVSKATAVPLAKACARVMLGATIAQLREEGMLAATGDGAAVSPGAPIAVKEAVLPFNRFRRTDGSQVDSLLGPEMKSTGEVMGIDRDFGTAFAKSQTAAYGSLPANGTVFVSVANRDKRSLVFPVKRLADLGFRVLATEGTAEMLRRNGIPCEVVRKNFEGPGEGRPEVSAVDAIRAGQVDMVINTPYGNSGPRVDGYEIRSAAVAMNIPCVTTVQGASAAVQGIEAGIRGDIGVRSVQELHSQLGTHP, translated from the coding sequence ATGCCACGCCGCACCGACCTCAACCACGTCCTCGTCATCGGCTCCGGACCCATCGTCATCGGCCAGGCGGCCGAGTTCGACTACTCCGGCACCCAGGCGTGCCGGGTGCTGCGCGCCGAGGGCCTGCAGGTCACGCTGATCAACTCCAACCCGGCCACGATCATGACCGACCCGGAGTACGCCGACAACACCTACATCGAGCCGATCACGCCGGCGTTCGTCGAGAAGGTCATCGCCCAGCACGCCGAGCGCGGCAACAAGATCGACGGCCTGCTCGCCACCCTGGGCGGGCAGACGGCACTGAACACCGCGGTCGCCCTGAGCGAGAACGGCGTGCTGGAGAAGTACGACCTGGAGCTGATCGGCGCCGACTTCGACGCCATCCAGCGCGGCGAGGACCGGCAGAAGTTCAAGGACATCGTCGCCAAGGTCGGCGGCGAGTCGGCGCGGTCGCGGGTGTGCTTCTCGATGGAGGAGGTCCGCGACACGGTGGCCGACCTCGGCCTGCCCGTCGTCGTGCGGCCCTCCTTCACGATGGGCGGCCTCGGCTCGGGCATGGCGTACTCCACCGAAGACATCGAACGCATCGCCGGCGACGGGCTCGCGGCCTCCCCGAGTGCGAACGTCCTCATCGAGGAGTCCATCTTCGGGTGGAAGGAGTTCGAACTCGAACTCATGCGCGACGGCAACGACAACGTCGTGGTCGTCTGCTCGATCGAGAACTTCGACCCGATGGGCGTGCACACCGGCGACTCGGTGACCGTGGCGCCCGCGATGACGCTCACCGACCGCGAATACCAGCGGATGCGCGACCTCGGCATCGCGATCCTGCGCGAGGTCGGCGTCGACACCGGCGGCTGCAACATCCAGTTCGCCATCAACCCGTCCGACGGCCGGCTGATCGTCATCGAGATGAACCCCCGCGTCTCGCGGTCCTCGGCGCTGGCGTCGAAGGCGACCGGCTTCCCGATCGCGAAGATCGCGGCGAAACTGGCGATCGGCTACACGCTCGACGAGATCGTCAACGACATCACCAAGGAGACGCCGGCCTGCTTCGAGCCGACGCTGGACTACGTGGTCGTGAAGGCGCCGCGGTTCGCGTTCGAGAAGTTCCCCGGCGCCGACGCCACGCTGACCACCACGATGAAGTCCGTCGGCGAGGCGATGTCGATGGGCCGCAACTTCATCGAGGCACTCGGCAAGGTGATGCGCTCGCTGGAGACCGGCCGGACCGGCTTCTGGACCGGACCGGACCCCGACCTCGACGTCGAGGAGATCCTCGACCGGCTCCGCACGCCGACCGACGGTCGGCTCTACGACATCGAGCTGGCGCTGCGCCTCGGCGCCAGCGTCGAACGCGTCGCCGAGGCGTCCGGCGTCGACCCGTGGTTCGTCGACCAGATCGGCGGGCTGGTGTCGCTGTGGGCCGAGCTGCGCGGGGCGCCGGTGCTCGACGAGGACCTGCTGCGCCGGGCGAAGCACAGCGGTCTGTCCGACCGCCAGATCGCCTCGCTGCGCTCCGAACTCGCCGGCGAGATGGGGGTCCGGGCGCTGCGGCAGCGGCTCGGCATCCACCCGGTGTACAAGACCGTCGACACCTGCGCCGCGGAGTTCGAGGCGCGGACGCCGTACCACTACAGCAGCTACGAACTCGATCCCGCCGCCGAGACGGAGGTGGCGCCGCAGACCGAGAAGCCCAAGGTGCTGATCCTCGGTTCGGGCCCCAACCGGATCGGGCAGGGCATCGAATTCGACTACAGCTGCGTGCACGCCGCCACCACGCTGAGCCAGGCCGGCTTCGAGACCGTGATGGTGAACTGCAACCCCGAGACGGTGTCCACCGACTACGACACCGCCGACCGGCTCTACTTCGAGCCGCTCACCTTCGAGGACGTGCTCGAGGTCTACCACGCCGAACAGCTCTCCGGCGCAGGCGGTCCAGGCGTCGTCGGGGTGATCGTCCAGCTCGGCGGCCAGACGCCGCTGGGGCTGGCGCAGCGTCTCGAGGACGCCGGCGTCCCCATCGTCGGCACCCCGCCCGCGGCCATCGACCTCGCCGAGGACCGCGGCGCCTTCGGCGACGTGCTGACGAACGCCGGGCTCCCCGCGCCGCGCTTCGGCACCGCCACCAGCTTCGAGGCGGCGCGCAAGATCGCCGCCGAGATCGGCTACCCGGTGCTGGTACGGCCGAGCTACGTGCTGGGCGGGCGCGGCATGGAGATCGTCTACGACGAGCAGACGCTCGAGGGCTACATCACCCGCGCCACCGAACTGTCGCCCGAGCACCCGGTGTTGGTCGACCGGTTCCTCGAGGACGCCATCGAGATCGACGTCGACGCGCTGTGCGACGGGTCCGAGGTCTACATCGGCGGCATCATGGAGCACATCGAGGAGGCGGGCATCCACTCCGGCGACTCGGCGTGCGCGCTGCCGCCGGTGACGCTGGGCCGCCAGGACATCGAGGCGGTGCGCCGGGCCACCGAGGCCATCGCCTTCGGCGTCGGCGTCATCGGCCTGCTCAACGTGCAGTACGCGCTCAAGGACGACGTGCTCTACGTGCTCGAGGCCAACCCGCGGGCCAGCCGCACCGTCCCGTTCGTGTCGAAGGCGACGGCCGTGCCACTGGCCAAGGCGTGCGCCCGGGTCATGCTCGGCGCGACGATCGCGCAGCTGCGCGAGGAGGGCATGCTGGCCGCCACCGGCGACGGGGCCGCGGTCTCCCCGGGCGCGCCGATCGCGGTCAAGGAGGCCGTGCTGCCGTTCAACCGGTTCCGCAGGACCGATGGCTCGCAGGTCGATTCGCTGCTGGGGCCGGAGATGAAGTCCACCGGCGAGGTGATGGGCATCGACCGGGACTTCGGCACGGCGTTCGCGAAGAGCCAGACCGCGGCGTACGGGTCGCTGCCCGCCAACGGCACGGTGTTCGTGTCGGTGGCCAACCGGGACAAGCGCTCGCTGGTGTTCCCGGTGAAGCGGCTGGCCGACCTCGGGTTCCGCGTGCTGGCCACCGAGGGCACCGCGGAGATGCTGCGCCGCAACGGCATTCCGTGCGAGGTGGTGCGCAAGAACTTCGAGGGACCCGGCGAAGGCCGCCCCGAGGTGTCCGCGGTGGACGCGATCCGCGCCGGCCAGGTGGACATGGTCATCAACACGCCGTACGGCAACTCGGGCCCGCGCGTCGACGGCTACGAGATCCGTTCCGCGGCGGTCGCGATGAACATCCCGTGCGTCACCACGGTGCAGGGTGCGTCGGCCGCGGTGCAGGGCATCGAAGCCGGGATCCGCGGCGACATCGGCGTGCGTTCGGTGCAGGAGCTGCACAGCCAGCTCGGCACCCACCCGTGA
- the pyrF gene encoding orotidine-5'-phosphate decarboxylase encodes MTGFGARLAAAVAARGPLCLGIDPHPELLRAWGLTADAAGLRAFADACVEAFAGIAVVKPQVAFFESHGAAGYAVLEQTIAGLRGEGVLVLADAKRGDIGTTMAAYAAAWAGDSPLACDAVTASPYLGFGSLRPLLDLAAERDRGVFVLAATSNPEGAEVQGATREGRTIAQSIVDRAAAENAAGGHGSVGVVVGATLSEVPDLSALNGPVLIPGVGAQGGRPETLAGLGGAAPGTLLPAVSREVLRAGPDVTALRAAGERMRDAVAHLA; translated from the coding sequence GTGACCGGCTTCGGCGCCCGGCTGGCGGCCGCGGTCGCCGCGCGTGGGCCGCTGTGCCTCGGCATCGACCCGCATCCGGAACTGCTGCGCGCCTGGGGCCTGACGGCGGATGCCGCCGGCCTGCGGGCGTTCGCCGACGCGTGCGTCGAGGCCTTCGCCGGCATCGCGGTGGTGAAGCCGCAGGTGGCATTCTTCGAGAGCCACGGCGCCGCGGGATACGCGGTGCTGGAGCAGACGATCGCCGGCCTGCGCGGTGAGGGCGTGCTGGTGCTGGCCGACGCCAAGCGCGGCGACATCGGGACGACGATGGCGGCGTATGCGGCAGCGTGGGCGGGGGACTCGCCGCTGGCGTGCGACGCCGTGACCGCGTCGCCGTATCTGGGCTTCGGCTCGCTGCGCCCGCTGCTCGACCTCGCGGCCGAGCGGGACCGCGGAGTGTTCGTGCTCGCCGCGACGAGCAACCCGGAGGGTGCCGAGGTGCAAGGTGCCACCCGCGAGGGCCGGACCATCGCCCAATCGATCGTCGACCGGGCGGCGGCCGAGAATGCCGCCGGCGGCCACGGCTCGGTCGGCGTCGTGGTCGGTGCGACGCTGAGCGAGGTGCCCGATCTCAGCGCGCTGAACGGCCCCGTGCTCATCCCCGGGGTGGGCGCCCAGGGCGGCCGACCGGAGACGCTGGCGGGACTCGGTGGCGCCGCGCCGGGCACGCTGCTGCCCGCGGTGTCGCGCGAGGTGCTGCGCGCCGGTCCGGACGTCACCGCCCTGCGGGCGGCGGGGGAGCGCATGCGCGACGCCGTCGCACACCTCGCCTGA